Part of the Primulina huaijiensis isolate GDHJ02 chromosome 15, ASM1229523v2, whole genome shotgun sequence genome is shown below.
GAGCATAGACGCCTGCAATCTGAGTTGGAAAGGGAGTTGGTCAAGTGGAGGTTGCAAAATGAACAGCTTTTGAAGGAGACGGATGATTTAAAGCAAGAAAAGGAGAAATTTGAGAAAGAATGGGAACAGCTGGATGATAGAAGAGCTGATATAACGAAAGAATTGACTGATGTTCTCGAGAagaaaaagaattttgaaaaactAAGGCAGTCTGAAGAGGAAATGTTAAATAACAAGAAGATCGAAATACAACAGTACGTGCAGAGGGAATTGGAAGCTCTTAAATTAGCAAAAGATTCTTTTGCTGCTAGCATGGAGCATGAGAAGTTGACATTGGTTGAAAAATCTAAAAGCGACGAAAGTAAACTCCTATATGATTTTGAACTGCAGAAACAAGAATTTGAGACTGAAATGCTGAGAAGGCAGGAAGAGATGGAAAAATTGTTCAAGGAAGAGAGCAAGGCAGAGCTTAACAATGTTACTTGCCTGAGGGAAGTGGCGAGAAGACAAATGGAAGAGATAAAGTTGGAAAGAAATGGGAATGAAAAAGACAAAATAGAAATTTCACATCTTAAGAAGCAAGTGGATGCCCAAAAATCTGAGATGAGAAAAGATATAATGGATCTTATTGGACTAATTCAGAAGTTGAAGGATCAAAGGGGACAACTTGTCAAGGAAAGAGAGCGCTTCCTTGCATTTGTTGATAAACAGAAGAACTGCGGTATATGTGGGGATACTGTTCATGAGTATATACTATCCAATCTTAATTATCTAACTGTGTTGGAAAACTTTGAGGCCCCTCCATTGCCAGTAGTAGCGGAGAATTATTTGAAGGAGCCGGTCGAAGGCACATCTGTGTGGTTAATCAATGCATTGCCCCCTTTCCCCATTAATTCAGGATCTCCTGCTACTGGTGGAACCATGTCTTGGATTAGAAAATGTACCTCTAAGATATTTAAATTCTCACCGGGAAAAAAACCAGAACCTGCTTCTGCCGTGGATGCAACAAATACCTTAAGAAGCACTGAAAATGGACCAGAAATCCTACAGGTTGCTGATGATTCTTATAATGTTGAAATAATGCTGTCCAAAAGTGACACCAGGGAGGTTGAAGCTAATCAAGCTTTATCTTCTAATCATAACCCTGAAGATGTTCCAGCAAATTCTCAGAATTCTGATGTGAAGACTCACTCCCATGGACCTGGAAGGAATGTCAGGCCCAGGCCAACTAGAACACGTTCTGTGAAAGCTGTGATTGAAGGTGCTAGCTCTTTTCTAGGGCAATCGACCAAAGAGAATGAGATTTGGTGTGTTAATGGTTGTGTATCGGAATCTGATCTCTTTAAAACACCAAAAAAGAGAATAAAGCGAAACCACATGCTTATATCACAAGCAACGGCAAGCAATGACAGACACAATGCAGGCCATTTTGATGGTGAGCACAGAAAGAAGCAACAAAAAGTTTCTGCCCTTGAACAAAAATTTGTTGAGAAACGTTATAACCTCCGGACACCCAAAATGTGAGTCTTGTATCATTTCATAGAAAAGTATGATTGTTTAAGAGAGATTGGAAGGACTTTTCTTTTGAAGAGTTTGAATGGCCAAACAATTGCTTGATTAAATTTCGTAAAATAAAATggttttaacaaattaaaaacatttGTACAAGTTAAAATGTTTCATGTACATCTCTACCAGTTGGAGTTTCTATTGAGGAAAACATAGCTGGAAATGGAGCAGCTGTGGATGTGCAAGTGGCATATTTATACTTGCCTTTTGACTATATATACCTTATGGATAGTTTTTCTTGTGCTTTTTGAAGGTTGAGAGCTTAGAAACTGCAGGTCATTTATGATTGTGGATTCATGAGGAGATTCCAATTTGCCATAAACATGTGTTGGCTAATCTTGCTCACGGCAATTTCTCCATTTGCATTTTATCTATTCTGGATCCATCGTTGAGATACTTATCTTcctcacatttttttttatccagtTTAGGAGCTACTTTAGCAAATGGATCTTTGCATGAATCAAGGAAAAGGAGAAAGGGAAAGACAGCCAGTGGTAAAAAAGGCAAAGATGACAGATTACCTGGCATTATGGTTAGCTCTTCCGAAATGGTTGAAGGTGTTGGAGCTTCAACAGATGAAATTCATGAACCTGGAACTGGAGTTACTCTTTCTGAGGGATTTCATGGCAGTGATGGTGACGAGCCTGTGAGGAGTACTGAAGCAGCTAGTGAGTTTTCAGCAGACAGCCCTGTGAGTCTATCACGCTTCTATTATTCACCATAATGATTTTATGTAGTTATCCCCGTGATCGAAACTACCTTCATCTTGAATGACCCTGATTTTATGCTACCGAGAATAAATGTACCTTAAGACTTCCTGACTTCTATTTGTTGCATTTACAGTTGAAAACTCAGGGGGACAATCATGAAGAAAATATGGACACAACCAATACTTTTACAAATGACATGGATTTGATAGAGGAAAATATAACTGCAGGAGGTGAGAACCTTGAGATTGACAATGATGATGGCGATGAGTTCAATCATCCAGGTGAAGTTTCAATCAGAAAAAAGATATGGACTTTTCTCACCACGTAGCCTTAAGTCATCTTAATCATGTCCCACGACTCAAGTTTCTTTTCAGGTTTTAGTCAGGAGTTACTGTTTATCTGCTTGTTTTAACTGTTTCAGGCTGCAGGAGTTCATGTTGAATAGAGAGTCCGGCTTTTTTCGGTGCCTGTACTACATAGATATGTAACATTCTTGATCAGTGCACTTATTGACACTGGATTTGGTTTCTTCAATTTCTTTGGCATTTGCTTTACTTTCTCATCTGTATAAACTTCTCTCAGAAATTCTTGATTCTGTAGGTCGCCCCTGAAATGAAAGTTCCATAATTAATCAAATGCTCATCTTGCAGTCAGTATTGAATATGTATATAATGATACTCTAATTATGATTATTGCAGTTTAACAAACATTCGTTACACACTACACCTATTCTTAAACTACATCTACGCCGCAACCTCGTTCTAAACGGAAAGTCACTGAAATGACATCGTTCTCCTCCAACTTCTACTCCTACAAACTATATTTCCCTTTCCCATTTCATGACCTTCCATCCTCACTCCCTCAATTTCACTACAAGAATGCTCCGAAATCAATGGAGTTACAAATCCTCCATGAATTTCATCATCGCTGCTACTATCAACTACAAACTGTCCCTTAGCCTTGTTGTGGATACTTGTGTCTTGTCCTTCATCGAGACTGCTGTCACTTGAAGAAACACTGTCAGTTGGCGTATGAAATTTTGTAGTACTTTCTTTCTTCAAACCCTGAAATGAATGGCTCCTGGATGTCCCATCATACAATGGGAGAATGATTTTCGACCCTGATTTTTCCCTATCCCGTCCCAAACTATATGTTGTTGAGAGCTTTCTCTTGATGCCTTCTTTTTCTTTAACCAAGGCGTTCAGTTTTTCTAGCACTTCACTGGTTTCTGCTGCTTCTGATGTTTTTTGTTCAAGATCTGTGATTGCCCTGTCAAATTCTTTCTGTTGCAGACGCAGTGAACGCTGGTTGAACAAAAGAGTAATGTGCTTAGCTGTAAAAAATCCAATTTAGTGTGACGAAAATGCCAACATCATTAAATGGAATTGTCTAGAGGATGCAAGAAATTAAGCTTACTCTCTTTTCAAGAAACTTTCCAAGATTCAAACATTGAAGCCTTTTCTTCCTCCAGAAGATGCAGCAATACTTGACAGATGCTGCTAGTAAAACCAGTAGCACTGATTCTGATAATAGAAACAGTACAATCGTGCTTTCGTTACCTGCATAGCATGTTAAAATCAGACTGAAGCGTTGTATTATTTCgacaaaaaatgatattttgaaacCAAATTACCCGTGTAGATACTGATATTCTTGGGCTTGATCAGTGAGCAGCTAGATGCAAGCTTCTGTCCTGGAGCATCAACAGCAAAATATAAGACATTAATGTGTGTATTTACGATTATTTGGTGAATGTCGGTTCGACAGAAGAGCA
Proteins encoded:
- the LOC140959177 gene encoding nuclear matrix constituent protein 1-like isoform X2, with translation MFTPHKKLWSRSEVGQENGSISGPGSELNSNSNSKISRKNKDVDVCENDGANEQEFLVNKVLKLENELFEYQYNMGLLLIEKKEWNMKYEEFKHASAEVDESLKREWAAHSIAIAEVEKREENLKKALGTERQCVLDLEKALREIRTQYTEINFNTESKLAEAIALAAGAEEKSLEVEKQVHVADAKLAEVSRKSSEVERKLRDLETRENTLRRERFFFAAEREMQETALSKQREDLREWENKLKGGEERLVDGRRLLNQREERINEKDKITKEKQNDLEQLQKMIEIENSTLKMKEEDISSRIAGLALKEKEADVVGKNFEMKEKQLLEWQNKLNTREELEMEKHLDEHKANLEEKQKKFELEMDHKRKLHDEQLKSKAVEVEKKEAEIIHMEEKVKKRDQAIEKKLEKLREKEMDLDSRFKALEEREKSFKFDEKSLEKDREQIHTEKENLFNVKADLEYLRADVEKQQLKLKEECEQLKVTEDERLEHRRLQSELERELVKWRLQNEQLLKETDDLKQEKEKFEKEWEQLDDRRADITKELTDVLEKKKNFEKLRQSEEEMLNNKKIEIQQYVQRELEALKLAKDSFAASMEHEKLTLVEKSKSDESKLLYDFELQKQEFETEMLRRQEEMEKLFKEESKAELNNVTCLREVARRQMEEIKLERNGNEKDKIEISHLKKQVDAQKSEMRKDIMDLIGLIQKLKDQRGQLVKERERFLAFVDKQKNCGICGDTVHEYILSNLNYLTVLENFEAPPLPVVAENYLKEPVEGTSVWLINALPPFPINSGSPATGGTMSWIRKCTSKIFKFSPGKKPEPASAVDATNTLRSTENGPEILQVADDSYNVEIMLSKSDTREVEANQALSSNHNPEDVPANSQNSDVKTHSHGPGRNVRPRPTRTRSVKAVIEGASSFLGQSTKENEIWCVNGCVSESDLFKTPKKRIKRNHMLISQATASNDRHNAGHFDGEHRKKQQKVSALEQKFVEKRYNLRTPKILGATLANGSLHESRKRRKGKTASGKKGKDDRLPGIMVSSSEMVEGVGASTDEIHEPGTGVTLSEGFHGSDGDEPVRSTEAASEFSADSPLKTQGDNHEENMDTTNTFTNDMDLIEENITAGGENLEIDNDDGDEFNHPGCRSSC
- the LOC140959177 gene encoding nuclear matrix constituent protein 1-like isoform X1 — its product is MFTPHKKLWSRSEVGQENGSISGPGSELNSNSNSKISRKNKDVDVCENDGANEQEFLVNKVLKLENELFEYQYNMGLLLIEKKEWNMKYEEFKHASAEVDESLKREWAAHSIAIAEVEKREENLKKALGTERQCVLDLEKALREIRTQYTEINFNTESKLAEAIALAAGAEEKSLEVEKQVHVADAKLAEVSRKSSEVERKLRDLETRENTLRRERFFFAAEREMQETALSKQREDLREWENKLKGGEERLVDGRRLLNQREERINEKDKITKEKQNDLEQLQKMIEIENSTLKMKEEDISSRIAGLALKEKEADVVGKNFEMKEKQLLEWQNKLNTREELEMEKHLDEHKANLEEKQKKFELEMDHKRKLHDEQLKSKAVEVEKKEAEIIHMEEKVKKRDQAIEKKLEKLREKEMDLDSRFKALEEREKSFKFDEKSLEKDREQIHTEKENLFNVKADLEYLRADVEKQQLKLKEECEQLKVTEDERLEHRRLQSELERELVKWRLQNEQLLKETDDLKQEKEKFEKEWEQLDDRRADITKELTDVLEKKKNFEKLRQSEEEMLNNKKIEIQQYVQRELEALKLAKDSFAASMEHEKLTLVEKSKSDESKLLYDFELQKQEFETEMLRRQEEMEKLFKEESKAELNNVTCLREVARRQMEEIKLERNGNEKDKIEISHLKKQVDAQKSEMRKDIMDLIGLIQKLKDQRGQLVKERERFLAFVDKQKNCGICGDTVHEYILSNLNYLTVLENFEAPPLPVVAENYLKEPVEGTSVWLINALPPFPINSGSPATGGTMSWIRKCTSKIFKFSPGKKPEPASAVDATNTLRSTENGPEILQVADDSYNVEIMLSKSDTREVEANQALSSNHNPEDVPANSQNSDVKTHSHGPGRNVRPRPTRTRSVKAVIEGASSFLGQSTKENEIWCVNGCVSESDLFKTPKKRIKRNHMLISQATASNDRHNAGHFDGEHRKKQQKVSALEQKFVEKRYNLRTPKILGATLANGSLHESRKRRKGKTASGKKGKDDRLPGIMVSSSEMVEGVGASTDEIHEPGTGVTLSEGFHGSDGDEPVRSTEAASEFSADSPLKTQGDNHEENMDTTNTFTNDMDLIEENITAGGENLEIDNDDGDEFNHPGEVSIRKKIWTFLTT